In Sebaldella termitidis ATCC 33386, one DNA window encodes the following:
- a CDS encoding beta-glucoside-specific PTS transporter subunit IIABC, whose amino-acid sequence MDYKKIGKEIFDLVGGNNNITQMTHCATRLRFVLKDFSSIDHEKLKAIPGVLDVIFKGGQLQVIIGPDVPEVYRAADALYTGSKNNNNEKGENQNILNRIMAVVVGIFNPMLPAITGAGMIKAVLALLKAFSLIDVNGQTFAILSFISDSAFYFMPMILAYSSAKVFKCSPGLAITLAGVLLHPNFIAMKNAGEAVKFAGINVPLAGYASTVIPIILIVFLMSYVERFAEKILPVHIKYIGRPLIILLVMAPLSLIVVGPLGFNIGNILAAGIAFLDNKAGWLVPTVIGTFTPLLVMFGLHNGLFPIATTQLGVSGHESIMGPGMLPSNVAQGAACMAVAVKTKSKEMRQQAISAGITALLGITEPAMYGVTLRLKKPLIAVMIGGGLGGLYAGLTGVVRYSFGSPGFATLPVFISDDPANIRNALISAFIGIIVSFVLTLLIKFDYNYGSPEEVITDQALSAARPILQTAVINSPLSGEVTSLSEVNDEIFSKGLLGKGVAVIPNEGKVTAPYDAEVSIIETKHAVAFTGDNGIDLLVHVGIDTVELNGKYFNCKVKNGDKVKAGDVVLEFDINAIKKAGYKIITPIIITNSNEFESITQISSENIISGKPILNLEV is encoded by the coding sequence ATGGACTATAAAAAAATCGGCAAGGAAATATTTGATCTTGTTGGAGGTAATAATAACATTACTCAAATGACACATTGTGCGACGCGGTTAAGATTTGTACTAAAGGATTTTTCAAGTATTGATCATGAAAAACTAAAAGCAATTCCCGGAGTTTTAGATGTTATATTTAAGGGAGGCCAGTTACAAGTTATCATTGGTCCTGATGTACCAGAAGTTTACCGGGCAGCCGACGCTCTTTATACTGGTTCAAAAAATAATAATAATGAAAAGGGAGAAAATCAAAATATACTTAATCGTATTATGGCAGTTGTTGTAGGTATTTTCAATCCAATGTTACCTGCTATTACAGGTGCTGGTATGATTAAAGCTGTTTTAGCTCTTTTAAAGGCATTTTCTCTAATTGATGTTAATGGTCAGACTTTTGCTATATTATCATTTATTTCAGATTCAGCCTTTTATTTTATGCCGATGATATTAGCATATTCATCAGCAAAAGTATTTAAATGCAGTCCCGGACTTGCTATTACACTAGCTGGTGTATTATTACATCCAAACTTTATTGCAATGAAAAATGCTGGTGAAGCAGTCAAATTCGCAGGAATCAATGTACCGCTTGCTGGTTATGCCTCGACAGTTATTCCTATTATCCTTATTGTTTTTTTAATGTCTTATGTTGAACGGTTTGCAGAAAAAATATTGCCGGTTCATATTAAATATATAGGCAGACCGCTTATTATTTTACTTGTCATGGCACCACTTTCTTTAATTGTTGTTGGTCCGCTTGGATTCAACATTGGAAACATTCTTGCCGCAGGTATAGCATTTTTAGATAATAAAGCTGGCTGGCTTGTTCCAACAGTTATTGGAACATTCACACCTTTATTAGTTATGTTCGGTCTCCATAACGGATTATTTCCAATTGCTACAACTCAGCTTGGAGTTTCAGGGCATGAATCAATTATGGGACCTGGTATGTTACCGTCTAATGTTGCTCAAGGTGCTGCTTGTATGGCTGTTGCAGTTAAAACAAAAAGCAAGGAAATGCGTCAGCAGGCTATCTCTGCTGGAATAACTGCATTACTTGGAATTACAGAGCCGGCAATGTATGGTGTAACTCTTCGATTGAAAAAACCTTTAATTGCTGTTATGATAGGTGGCGGCCTTGGCGGACTTTATGCAGGACTTACTGGTGTTGTTAGGTATTCCTTTGGTTCTCCTGGATTTGCAACTCTTCCGGTTTTTATTTCAGATGATCCTGCAAACATCAGAAATGCTTTAATTTCTGCTTTTATTGGTATTATTGTTTCATTTGTATTGACACTGCTTATAAAATTTGACTATAATTATGGTTCACCAGAAGAAGTAATAACGGATCAAGCACTATCTGCTGCCAGACCAATTTTACAAACAGCTGTTATTAACAGTCCGTTAAGCGGAGAAGTTACCAGTCTAAGTGAAGTGAATGATGAAATTTTTTCAAAAGGTCTGCTTGGAAAAGGTGTTGCAGTTATTCCTAATGAAGGTAAAGTCACTGCGCCATATGATGCAGAAGTATCTATAATTGAAACAAAACATGCAGTAGCTTTTACCGGTGATAATGGTATTGATCTTCTAGTACACGTTGGTATTGATACTGTAGAGTTAAATGGGAAATATTTTAATTGTAAAGTTAAAAATGGGGATAAAGTAAAAGCTGGTGATGTTGTTTTAGAGTTTGATATTAATGCTATCAAAAAAGCAGGTTACAAAATAATTACCCCAATTATTATAACTAATTCTAATGAATTTGAAAGTATAACTCAAATATCATCAGAAAATATTATTTCTGGCAAACCAATATTAAATCTGGAAGTTTAG